The sequence CCGGCGGCGGGTCCTGATCGATCGCGGCCACGATGGGCGGGCTTGCTCATCGGTCGGACGCTGGGCGCGACAAATCGTCGATCATCTTCCATGGACCCTGACTGCTGCCCAGAAACGCGTCACCGGCGAGATCACCGCCGATTTGCGCAGTGAGCGGGCGATGCGACGGCTCCTGCAGGGGGATGTCGGCTCGGGCAAGACGATCGTCGCCGCGCTGGCACTCGCGCAGTGGGCGGAGGCCGGTGCGCAGTCAGCGCTCCTCGTGCCCACCGAAATCCTGGCGGAGCAGCACCACCACACGTTGACGACCTTGATGGCGCCCGCCGGCATCGACCCGGTCCTGCTCACCGGTTCGCTTCCCACACGCGAAAAGAAGGCCGTCACAGACCAGGTCCGATCGGGCCAGGCACGGGTCATCGTCGGTACGCACGCGCTTTTGACCTCAGGTGTGGACTTCGCCGACCTGGCACTCGTCGTCATCGATGAGCAGCATCGCTTCGGCGTGGCGCAACGCGAACAGCTTGTCGCCAAAGGGAGGCGACCCGACCTGTTGGTCATGACGGCCACGCCGATTCCCCGGACGCTGGCCATGACCCTCTATGGCGACCTCGACGTCTCGATTCTGGATGAGCTCCCGCCGCGTAAAGGGACGGTGCGCACCGTGTGGCGCACCGAAGAGGCGCGCGACAAGATCTACCAGTACATCAGCGACACGACGGCGGCCGGGAATCTCGTGTACATCGTCTATCCACTGGTCGAGCAATCGGAGAAGCTCGATCTGAAGGCAGCAACTGCCGGATACGACGATTTGGCGCGTCGCTTCACCGACCGCCGCGTTGCCCTCGTGCATGGACGGACCCCGGCGCGCGATCGCGCCGAGATCATGAGTCGATTCTATGGGGGCGAGCTCGACGTCCTCGTTTCCACGACGGTCATTGAAGTCGGTGTCGATGCGCCCGATGCCCGCCTCATGGTCATCGAGAATGCCGAGCGCTTCGGGCTGTCGCAGTTGCACCAGTTGCGCGGTCGCATTGGCCGCGGCCCAGGGCAGTCGATCTGCGTCCTGATGCTCGGTGGCCCCGCCGGACCGGTCGCCACCGAGCGCGTGGAGACCATGTGCCGCACGTCGGACGGCTTCGAGATTGCGGAAGTCGATCTGCGTCTGCGCGGCCCCGGCGAGTTCCTCGGGACGCGGCAGCACGGCATCCCCGAGTTCAAGATCGCCCATTTGGTCCGGGATGCGGCGCTGTTGGAACCGGCGCGCCGGATGGCATTTGCCATCGCCGCCGAAGATGACGCCATGAGGAATCGCCCCCAACGCCGGGGGCTGTGGGCCGAATGGAAGCGGCGCTTCGGGCCGCGGGAGCGTCTGCTGGCAGGGGGGTGATGTCCGCGCCGACTGCATGCCCGAATACGTGTTCATCCGGCGGTGCACGCTGCAATTCACTCCAACCCTCTTCATGAAAGGAAGAGGGGGAATGCTAACCTCTCCCTCCGGCTTGCCCCGAGCCGGGTCGAGGGGGACAGGTCGATCCGCCGCAGGCGGATCGGCTTGTCCTGAGCGCAGCCGAAGGAGTGAGGGATCTCTTCAGCCCGTGAAGTCTCGTTCCCCTATGGCGCCAAAGCCGCCCACACCCTACTTTCCATCACGATGGAGGCACGATGACTGGCCCAGATCCTCTGTGGATGGGACTGATCGCCTCGCTCCAGGCCAGCGCGATGATGCAACTGGGCAAGGTCGTTCATCCGCTGACCGGAAACGTCGAGCGCGATCTGGCTCAGGCCAAGGACACGATCGATCTGTTGACTATGCTTGAACGGAAGTGCCAGGGGAATCTCACCGCCGAGGAGCAGCGGTTTCTGGAACATGCGCTCTTCGAGCTGAGAATGAACTACCTCGATGAGTCCGAGCGACCGGACGACGCGGCATCCTCATCCAGTGCTGAAGCGGATCGATCCAGCACCCGGGGCGGTGGTGAGGGCGTCGATCCCAACAACTCCCAATGACTTCGCCAGACCATCAGATCACCGGAACATCGTCCCCGCCTTGGGCCAGACCGTTGGGCGGTCGCCTTCAGGCGGATGTTCCCTTGGGGCCGTTGACGACGCTGAAGATCGGAGGACCGGCGGAATGGTATTTCGCCGCACAAACCAGGGATGATCTGGTCGCGGCGCTGCGACTGGCACGAGGCGCGGACATCCCGCTGACGCTCCTGGGAGATGGCTCGAATGTTCTGATCTCCGATCGAGGAGTACGTGGTCTGGTTGTACACAACCGCGCCGGGCGGATCGAGCGCCGTGGTGACGACATCTACTGTGAATCGGGGGCACTGCTGGCCGACCTGGTCGAGCGTTCAGGCGATGAGGGGCTGACCGGGATGGAGTTTGCCACCGGCATCTATGGGACCGTCGGTGGAGCGGTCTTCGGCAATGCCGGTGCCTATGGGAAGTCGATGGCGGATATCTTGGCCTGGGTCGAAGTCCTGACCACAGAAGGGGAGCTGGTCAGAATCGTGCCGGCGGGGATGGAGTTTTCCTATCGACGTTCCGGGTGTAGTGCTCATGGGTGGATCGTGGTTGCATGCCAGGTGCAACTTGCCCAGGGTGACCGAGGGGCGATTGCGGCCGAGATTGCCCGGATTCTGTCGCTCCGGGCGACCAAGCTCCCCAAGGATCTACCTTCCGCCGGGTCATACTTCAAGAACATCGAGGATCCGACCGCCGAGTTCGGTAAGATCCCCGCAGGCAGACTGCTGGAAGCGGTTGGGGCCAAGGCGCTTCGGGTGGGTGATGCGGCCGTCTACGAGCATCACGCCAATGTGATCGTCAATCTTGGCCATGCCCGGGCCGCCGATGTACTCGCATTGGCGGATTCGATGAAGAGGCGAGTCAAGGAGCGCTATGGAATCGAGCTCGACAACGAGGTACGATTCGTCGGGATCCCGCATGATTGACTGGTCCGGGTCCGCCGGTCAGGGGTATGATCATGTTGGTAGGAGGGCTCTTGTTGCCGTAAGCGCCCGCCGCGTGTATATTTGCGTCGAAATGGGCACCACACTTGCGTATCTTCTCTGGACACCTCAAATGGAAGGAGAATCTATCGATAATACCGATTGATTGGTGATCACCCCATGAGGGTGGAGTGCAACGTTTGCACCGCGGTTACCACAATCGAAGATTGCTCAAAGCGTGCCGACCAACCGGTCTGGCTATCTCGCTGTTCCTGCTCTCGTGGCAGGTTCCCGTCTGCCTCAAAGCGGCCCCCGGCCTTTCCTATAGGCCGTTGCGAAGTGATTCGTTACAGTTCATCCTCACGGCTCCACAAAAAGACAGTGTCATCACGTTCGATGCCGGTCGATTGATCGCGCCGGCGACGCCGCCGACCCGTGCGCGTTCCCCGTGGGCTCTGGACTTGGGTCCGACGCGCGAGGTCGGGGCGGATTCCCTCGATCTGCAGACTTACATCGCCTTCCGGAATCAGAATGCCGTGGTCGGCGGCTGGAACACGCGCGTGACCACGCTCCTGAAGCAGAGCGATGCCCAGAAGCGGGGTGCGCTCAAAATCGGACTGGCGCTCCCGTCGGCGATGGAGAGCATCGTCGGTGAGGGCGGGGCGGGACTCAAAGTCTCCGGGTATCGGCGCATCTTGTTCTCCGGTCGCTCGCAGTGGACGGATGCCGCCAATGTCGCCGCGATCCGTCAGAGCCGGTTCCCCTCGCTGACCATGCAGCAGGACGCCCGCTTCACGGTCGAGGGAACTGTCGGCTCGAAGATATCGGTCAAGGTCGACCAGGACTCCAAGCGCACGACCGACCTAGAGAACCGCATCATCCTACGCTATAAGGGCGATGACGACGACGTCCTGCAGTCCGTGGATTTGGGCAACACGACGCTGTCGCTCTCCGACGCGCGATTTGTCGGCTACAGCCAGCAGATCCAAGGGCTCTTTGGGATCTCGGCCGGCGGCAAGGTGGGACCGGTCGGATTCAAGGTGATCGCCTCCCAGGAGAAGGGGAACACGACGCGCAGTCGCCTGACGGCCGGCGCGAACGAGCAGAGCATCATCGTTCGCGACTACAGCTATGATCGCTACCGGTTCTTCGATCTGGCGAGGATCGGGGATTCGACCTACTGGAAACCGGGCGACAGCATCATCGCCTTCAACCTGTTCATCAGCGCCGGGTCGATCGATCCCAACAATCCGCAGGCCGTCGCCTATCCCAATTGGCGGGACCGCACCGGTTCCCGCGACTCGGTCGTCCAGCAGTTTCGTCAATTGAGTCTCGTCGACGCCGACGGGAGGGGCGACTACGTTCTGGTGCCCGGACAGTTCTATGTCTGGTTTCCCACGCGCCTGCAGAACATCCAGAACCAGACCCTCGCCTACTACATGGAGATCGACACCAACAATGACAAGGTGCCGGATGCCATCTTCGGCGATCTCAGCGGGTTGGATCGAGGGGAGCCTCTGCGCCTGCAGCTTCTGAAACGCAGTTCCCCCAGCCCCGATGACGGGCTCTGGAACGCGGAATGGAAGAACGTCTACGATTTGCGCATCCGCAACATCGACTATAATGACCTGACCCTGGACATCTACAAAGGTCAGCGGGGTGACGAGGACAATCGTGCCAACCCCAACAGCAATGACGACGGCACGCAGTTTCTGCAAGTACTCGGGCTGGACTCGGTGAACGCGACGGGACAATCGAACCCCGACAACAAGGTCGATGACAACCCTACCATTCTCAATCGCTCGGCCGGTTTGCTCATCTTCCCCAATCGCTATCCGTTCGCTGATGTCGCCGCCTTGGGCACGGACACGGTGTCGGCGCTCTACAACACGGCCGAGAACCAGCGCCTGCTGGAGGCGTCGAAGTACTATATCAAAATCACGACACGGCAGCGCTCGCGCACGTTGCGCCTCGGAGCGATCAACATTCTCGAAGGCTCGGAGGTGGTCACCTACAACAACACCCGCCTGAACCGCGGCTCCGACTACGACATTGACTACAACATCGGCGAGATCACCTTCCTGCGTGATGAGGTGCTCGACGCCACCGCCAATGTCACCATCGACTACGAGTACTCGCCGTTCATCTCCGCCGAGAAACGCTCGCTCTTCGGCGCTTCGTTGCGCTACGACGCCGGGCAGAGCTTCCGCACCGGAACCACGGTGCTCTACAAGGGGACCAAAGCCACCGATCGCCCGGCGCAGTTGGGCCAGGAACCGTATCGCGATCTGGTCGCCGAGCAGTTTCTGAACTGGAGTGTGTCGCCGACGTTCCTGACGCGCGTCGCCGATGCGATTCCGCTGGTGAAGACGGAGGCCCCCAGCCGCATCGACTTCCAGGGGGCCGTCGCGCGGTCGATCCCGAATCCCAACACGAAGGACCAGGTCTACGTGGACGATTTCGAGGGTGCCAAACGGGCCCAGAGTCTCGGCGTCTTGCGCGAAACCTGGTCGATCGCGTCTCCGCCGTCGGTCGATCAGCAGGATCCCTCGCTGACGCTCCCGACCCGCGGCTTCCACGACCCTGGGTTCATCTGGTTCAATCCGTACACGCAGTTTGAAGACATCGACGTCTATGATCGCGATCCCGAGCGCAATCGCGCCTCCGATCGCCGCATCCATGTCCTGGTCCTCGAATCGCGTCCGCAGAAATCCCGGACGATCGAGCCCGGCACCGACCCCAAGTCCGCCTGGGGCGGAATCATGCGGGGCCTTCCCGGCAGCGCCCAGATTCAGTCCGGCGCCGAGTATCTCGAATTCCGCATGGCCGTCGCCGCCAAGGGACACACACCGGGCGTGCTGCACCTGGACTTGGGACGCATCTCCGAGGATGTCGATGGCGGAGGAACACTCAGCACGGAGGATCAAGAACGCGGTGTTCCCCCCTTCCGAAATCGCATTCTCGACGCCGACGAGGACACCGGCCTCGATGGCGTTCCCGATTCGCTGGAGCAGGGGTATGATCCGGTCAACAACCCCGATCCCGCCGGAGACAACTGGGACTATGACAACAGCATCGACCGCCGCAACGACTACGAGCGCATCAATGGCACGGAGAAGAACGTGCGTGACCCGGTGCGCGGCGTCCGTCCGGACACCGAGGATCTGGGCGGGGAATCCGAGTTCGACCAGATCAACCGCTACTACGAATTCGCCGTCCATCTGGATGATCCCCTCGATCCGGCGCTGGTGCCGAACTCGGAGAAGGTCTCGGGCGACAAGACCGGCTTCGCCGAACAACTGGTCTGGAAGACCTATCGGATTCCCCTGTGGGACTCCCGTTGGTACACGGCGTTCGCCGACGCCGGGGGGAAGCCGGACTCCAACAAGATCCAATTCGCCCGGATGTGGCTCTCCGGGGCCGATTCCACGACCCGTATCTACTTCGCCGCCGTGGACATCGTCGAGCGCACCTGGGAAAGTTCGATGCGCGATGCCGACTCATCCGATATCTATATCCATGATCGTCGCAAGGGGACCTACCCGGATGCCGCCACCACACGGCGCGTGGATCCGGGTCCGACTCCGGCCTTCCAACTCGGCGTCGTCAATACCGAGGAGAACAAGGACTACTTCTCTCCCCCCGGCGTCAGCGGCTATCGCGATCCGCGCACGCGGTTCACCGAGAAAGAGCAATCGCTCCTGCTCAAGTACGACAACTTCATGGCCGGCGACGTCGGCCGGGCGACCATTCTCCCCGCCAAAGAGGACTTCACGGGGTATCGTTACCTGCGCCTGTTCGTGCACGCCGATTCCGGCGCGGCGGATGGCCGGATGGCCTTCTACTTCCGTTTCGGACAGAATGCATCCGACTACTACGAGTACCTTGATACGCTCGTCTACGACCCGGATCACGACCGCAACTGGGAGGCGAATGCCGTCACGATCGATTTTGATCGCTTGACCGCCATCAAGGAAGACACGACCCGGCAGGATTCCCGGGGAAACTACAACTACTTCGACACTGCGTCGCACAACGGCGTCTACGGCAACCCCAGTCTGGCCAATATCGCCTACCGCGAGTTGGGCCTTGTCGGTCTGGGCAACGGCAGCGAACCGCCCCGCTCAGGCAACGTCTGGATTGACGAGTTGCGTCTGACCGGCGTCCGCAAGGATCCGGGTCTCGCCGCCTCCGGCCGTATGACCTTCCAAATGGCCGACCTTTTCGGCTTCACGGCGGTCGTGGAGGGACAGAACTATGCCTTCCGCCAGTTGACGCAGGGACGCACCAGCAGTGTCTTGGCCGGGGCGACCAGGGTCAACCTCACGCTGAACGGCACCGTGAATCTCCACAAGTTCCTCCCGGAGGCGCTGGGAGCCACTCTGCCGGTTGCGGTCAATGCCACGCGCAACACAACGACGCCGCGGCTGAAGGCCGGATCGGACATCGTCCTGACCCGCGCCGGGCAGGAGAGCGAGCAGGCCACGCTCAAAAGCGTTGGGGTCTCGTTCCCGATTCAGGTGCGCCCCAAGACGCACAACTGGCTGGTCAACTCGACCATCGGCGCGGTCACGTTGCGCTTCAACGCCGGCCGCTCCTGGTCGCGCACGCCGCCCACGACACTGTATTCCAAGACCGAGACGTATCAAGCCGACGCCGGATACTCGCTCAAGTTCAAAGAACGGCTGACCTTCCCGGCGCTGTTCTGGACACGATTCTTGCTCCTGCCGCGACGGGTCTATGGCACGCCGCTGTCCATCCTGCCGACCACGTTCAGTGCGTCCGGTTCGGTGGCGCGCACTTCTGGCCGCATCCGCAACAACAAGAACGTGACTACCGATACGTACACCCGCACGTTCCGGGGCAACTCGACCGTCGCCCTGCAGCCCATCCCCGCGTTGAGCGCCAGCTACGACATGTCCACGCAGCGTGACCTGTCGGACCCGGAGCTGGTCAAGCTCAGCGTCAACCCACGCGAGCTCCGGCTGGGTAACGAGTTGAACTTCACGCAACGTCTTACGTCGAACTACCGACCGCAGTTGTTTTCGTTCTTCTCGCCGTCGTTCGCCTATTCCGCGACCTTCGCCGACAACATCGACCGCGTCTGGCGCGACCACGACGTCAGTGTGGACCGTAATTGGTCGGCCAATGGTACATTTGATCTGCAGAAGTTCTTGAACGCCCTCAGTCTGCGGCGATCAAGGCCCCCGACTCAGGCCCGACCGTCCAGTCCACAGCGGCGCGAGTCAGCCGGCCCGGCATCGGGTGACGATGCCAAGAAGGACACAACGACGGCGCCGACGCCGAAGCCGTCCGGACAGGGAGGATTCGTCGCGTTCGGTGCTTGGGATGCTCTACTGAGTGGGCTCCGCTGGCTGACCAGTCCGATCGGAGCCATGAGTCTGAGCTATGGCCGCTCCGATCGGGATGCGCGTCAGAATCTCGCCAACCGGCCGTCGCAGTTCTATCAATTCGGTTGGCGCCTGGATGAGCTGGTGCCCCGGTCTGCCACGGGCATCCAAGGGACCGGCCAGGTCGACTCACGCTCACGACGCGAGACGTACGGCGTGAAGAACCAGTTGAACTTCTTCAAGATCCTGACCTTCGGCAGCAGCTACGGTTTCAGCCGTACGCAGAACGTCACTGCCGGAAGTCGCACCCGCGCGGAGGGGACCGAGTTCCCTTCGTTGACGACGGGATTGCAGCGCCTGGAACGGTTCAAGCCGCTCGGCTGGGTGTTCAGCACCGCCTCCGCGAGTTTCGGCTACACGCGCAAGAAAGAAAAGAGCTACCAGAACGACGATCTCAACGGCAACACTGTCACGGAGGACTTCCGCCCGCTGTTGCGCATCGTCGGTTCCACACGCAAGGGATTGCAGGTCACGATGCAGTGGGACCGGGGTTCCAGCACCAACGAACCGCGATTCTCCGCGGCCAAGACCAAAGGGTCCAGCAGCGGGATGTCGTTGACGACCAACTACACGTTCAGCTCGCCCAACGGCATCCCCCTGCCGATCTTGCGCGCCATCAGATTGCGATCCCAGATGTCGCTGTCGGTTACGCTCACGCGGAAGACCGGCGAGTCATTGAGTGCACCGGTCGGCTCCGACGCCTTCCAACTGACGCAGAGCAACACCGACTTCGGCGTCTCGACCAGCGCGCGCTACTCCTTCTCCACCCGGCTGTCCGGCGGCATGAGTGCGGAATGGACCGACCGATCGGAAAATTCGCAGTCGGCCGGACGGCGCAAGTCCCATGTCCGCTCGCTCGCCCTCTGGGCAGAGTTTACGTTCTGATTCCGATGGACCCGGTGGCTCCGACTCCGCGCCTGTTGGGGTCGTGGTCTCTTGTGTCTTTCTTCCCCAGGCGTGACTTCCTATCTTCGCGGTATGAGTTCGGGTGATCACGGCTCTCGCCATCGCGGTCGGGCGGTCCGGCCCCTTCTCTTGGGACTCACCATCGTGGTGTTCCTCGGCGGATGTGCCCGCTCGCGTCCCACGTTCGACGGCAAGCGTGCGTTTGCCGATCTGCAGACGCAGGTGGACTTCGGGCCGCGGGTCCCGGGGGATGAGGCCCATCGTCGTTGCGCCCAATGGCTGCACGCCCAACTGGCCACTTACGCCGATAGTGTCACAGAGCAGCACTTCTCTGGCGTAATCCCCGGTCGACTCGATTCGGTCGGCATGATCAACATCATCGCCCGCTTTGGAACTCGCGCCGGACGCCGCGTGCTGTTGGGTGCGCACTGGGATACGCGCCCGTGGGCGGACATGGATCCCGACTCCACCAAGTGGTTCCAGTCGTTTGCCGGTGCCAACGACGGCGCTTCCGGCGTGGCCGTCCTCCTCGAAATCGCGCGCGGCCTCGACTCGATACCGCCCCCGGTCGGTGTCGATCTCGTGCTCTTCGATGGTGAGGATGCCGGTGATTACGGCACGACGCCGGGCCTATGGTGCCAGGGATCGACCTATTTCGCCGCGCACCTTCCCACCCGCTACGAATGGGTGATCGTCGTGGACATGGTGGGGGATAGGGACCTCTATCTGCCTCAGGAGGCCTATTCGTTGCGTCTGGCGCGGCCGCTGGCCGATCGCGTCTGGTCATTGGCCGCCCGACTCGGTGAGACGGCCTTTGCCGCCGGTCGCGGCCCGGAGGTCTTCGACGACCACATTCCGTTCCTGATGCGCGGCATTCCGGCCATTGATGTCATCGATTTCGAATATGCGCCGTGGCACACGACGCAGGATGTGGCCGACCGTTGTTCACCGGCATCACTGCGGTCGGTCGGACGGGTCCTGATTGAAACGCTCTATTCCGGATAGCCGCATTCGCAGCGAGAAACATGGAGACCGAGCTCGACAACGACCCGCGCCGTGCGGGTCCCTGTGGATTCTCGCGGACAGAAGTCGGTGCGCTGCTGGTCGTTGTGGCGATTTCTGTTGTCTTGGGGCTCTACGGTTGGTGGGAACGGCGTTCTATGGCCTCTGCCCCGGGATGGGTGATCGAGGACGTCGTCCTCAACGTCGAATCCCGCCCGTCACTCCCGCGCTCCGCCGGTACTGTCGCCGATCACGACGATTCGCTCGGACGGGAGCGGCTGCCGACCGAAACGTCGGTCGACGTCAACCGGGCCACGCTGGCGGACCTGGTG comes from Candidatus Zixiibacteriota bacterium and encodes:
- the murB gene encoding UDP-N-acetylmuramate dehydrogenase, with amino-acid sequence MTSPDHQITGTSSPPWARPLGGRLQADVPLGPLTTLKIGGPAEWYFAAQTRDDLVAALRLARGADIPLTLLGDGSNVLISDRGVRGLVVHNRAGRIERRGDDIYCESGALLADLVERSGDEGLTGMEFATGIYGTVGGAVFGNAGAYGKSMADILAWVEVLTTEGELVRIVPAGMEFSYRRSGCSAHGWIVVACQVQLAQGDRGAIAAEIARILSLRATKLPKDLPSAGSYFKNIEDPTAEFGKIPAGRLLEAVGAKALRVGDAAVYEHHANVIVNLGHARAADVLALADSMKRRVKERYGIELDNEVRFVGIPHD
- the sprA gene encoding cell surface protein SprA, encoding MQRLHRGYHNRRLLKACRPTGLAISLFLLSWQVPVCLKAAPGLSYRPLRSDSLQFILTAPQKDSVITFDAGRLIAPATPPTRARSPWALDLGPTREVGADSLDLQTYIAFRNQNAVVGGWNTRVTTLLKQSDAQKRGALKIGLALPSAMESIVGEGGAGLKVSGYRRILFSGRSQWTDAANVAAIRQSRFPSLTMQQDARFTVEGTVGSKISVKVDQDSKRTTDLENRIILRYKGDDDDVLQSVDLGNTTLSLSDARFVGYSQQIQGLFGISAGGKVGPVGFKVIASQEKGNTTRSRLTAGANEQSIIVRDYSYDRYRFFDLARIGDSTYWKPGDSIIAFNLFISAGSIDPNNPQAVAYPNWRDRTGSRDSVVQQFRQLSLVDADGRGDYVLVPGQFYVWFPTRLQNIQNQTLAYYMEIDTNNDKVPDAIFGDLSGLDRGEPLRLQLLKRSSPSPDDGLWNAEWKNVYDLRIRNIDYNDLTLDIYKGQRGDEDNRANPNSNDDGTQFLQVLGLDSVNATGQSNPDNKVDDNPTILNRSAGLLIFPNRYPFADVAALGTDTVSALYNTAENQRLLEASKYYIKITTRQRSRTLRLGAINILEGSEVVTYNNTRLNRGSDYDIDYNIGEITFLRDEVLDATANVTIDYEYSPFISAEKRSLFGASLRYDAGQSFRTGTTVLYKGTKATDRPAQLGQEPYRDLVAEQFLNWSVSPTFLTRVADAIPLVKTEAPSRIDFQGAVARSIPNPNTKDQVYVDDFEGAKRAQSLGVLRETWSIASPPSVDQQDPSLTLPTRGFHDPGFIWFNPYTQFEDIDVYDRDPERNRASDRRIHVLVLESRPQKSRTIEPGTDPKSAWGGIMRGLPGSAQIQSGAEYLEFRMAVAAKGHTPGVLHLDLGRISEDVDGGGTLSTEDQERGVPPFRNRILDADEDTGLDGVPDSLEQGYDPVNNPDPAGDNWDYDNSIDRRNDYERINGTEKNVRDPVRGVRPDTEDLGGESEFDQINRYYEFAVHLDDPLDPALVPNSEKVSGDKTGFAEQLVWKTYRIPLWDSRWYTAFADAGGKPDSNKIQFARMWLSGADSTTRIYFAAVDIVERTWESSMRDADSSDIYIHDRRKGTYPDAATTRRVDPGPTPAFQLGVVNTEENKDYFSPPGVSGYRDPRTRFTEKEQSLLLKYDNFMAGDVGRATILPAKEDFTGYRYLRLFVHADSGAADGRMAFYFRFGQNASDYYEYLDTLVYDPDHDRNWEANAVTIDFDRLTAIKEDTTRQDSRGNYNYFDTASHNGVYGNPSLANIAYRELGLVGLGNGSEPPRSGNVWIDELRLTGVRKDPGLAASGRMTFQMADLFGFTAVVEGQNYAFRQLTQGRTSSVLAGATRVNLTLNGTVNLHKFLPEALGATLPVAVNATRNTTTPRLKAGSDIVLTRAGQESEQATLKSVGVSFPIQVRPKTHNWLVNSTIGAVTLRFNAGRSWSRTPPTTLYSKTETYQADAGYSLKFKERLTFPALFWTRFLLLPRRVYGTPLSILPTTFSASGSVARTSGRIRNNKNVTTDTYTRTFRGNSTVALQPIPALSASYDMSTQRDLSDPELVKLSVNPRELRLGNELNFTQRLTSNYRPQLFSFFSPSFAYSATFADNIDRVWRDHDVSVDRNWSANGTFDLQKFLNALSLRRSRPPTQARPSSPQRRESAGPASGDDAKKDTTTAPTPKPSGQGGFVAFGAWDALLSGLRWLTSPIGAMSLSYGRSDRDARQNLANRPSQFYQFGWRLDELVPRSATGIQGTGQVDSRSRRETYGVKNQLNFFKILTFGSSYGFSRTQNVTAGSRTRAEGTEFPSLTTGLQRLERFKPLGWVFSTASASFGYTRKKEKSYQNDDLNGNTVTEDFRPLLRIVGSTRKGLQVTMQWDRGSSTNEPRFSAAKTKGSSSGMSLTTNYTFSSPNGIPLPILRAIRLRSQMSLSVTLTRKTGESLSAPVGSDAFQLTQSNTDFGVSTSARYSFSTRLSGGMSAEWTDRSENSQSAGRRKSHVRSLALWAEFTF
- a CDS encoding DUF1844 domain-containing protein → MTGPDPLWMGLIASLQASAMMQLGKVVHPLTGNVERDLAQAKDTIDLLTMLERKCQGNLTAEEQRFLEHALFELRMNYLDESERPDDAASSSSAEADRSSTRGGGEGVDPNNSQ
- a CDS encoding helix-hairpin-helix domain-containing protein, giving the protein METELDNDPRRAGPCGFSRTEVGALLVVVAISVVLGLYGWWERRSMASAPGWVIEDVVLNVESRPSLPRSAGTVADHDDSLGRERLPTETSVDVNRATLADLVRLPGIGPQLAARIIQDRQSRGPFTDLADMQRVRGIGPKNAAALAGWVRFTSPGRDSIGREGPDTTVGKD
- a CDS encoding M28 family peptidase, coding for MGLTIVVFLGGCARSRPTFDGKRAFADLQTQVDFGPRVPGDEAHRRCAQWLHAQLATYADSVTEQHFSGVIPGRLDSVGMINIIARFGTRAGRRVLLGAHWDTRPWADMDPDSTKWFQSFAGANDGASGVAVLLEIARGLDSIPPPVGVDLVLFDGEDAGDYGTTPGLWCQGSTYFAAHLPTRYEWVIVVDMVGDRDLYLPQEAYSLRLARPLADRVWSLAARLGETAFAAGRGPEVFDDHIPFLMRGIPAIDVIDFEYAPWHTTQDVADRCSPASLRSVGRVLIETLYSG
- the recG gene encoding ATP-dependent DNA helicase RecG, translated to MLSRQSDEHDGLWTKPVTYLKGVGPRRAQFLATQGIETTADLLLHLPRRYLDRSNVVPIGSAPAEETVTVIGRVMATGILKGRKSRFEAILSDGSGQISLLWFAGWRYLEKSIKKGAILAASGNVTWYLGRERQIVHPEFEFLEDKDIEDLTHTARVIPLYPSGEGWRAIGLESRALRRIIKPVIDGALANLVDYLDDDMRASLALPALSAALAQVHFPDTLAGAERARARLVFDEFFFLELALARRRVLIDRGHDGRACSSVGRWARQIVDHLPWTLTAAQKRVTGEITADLRSERAMRRLLQGDVGSGKTIVAALALAQWAEAGAQSALLVPTEILAEQHHHTLTTLMAPAGIDPVLLTGSLPTREKKAVTDQVRSGQARVIVGTHALLTSGVDFADLALVVIDEQHRFGVAQREQLVAKGRRPDLLVMTATPIPRTLAMTLYGDLDVSILDELPPRKGTVRTVWRTEEARDKIYQYISDTTAAGNLVYIVYPLVEQSEKLDLKAATAGYDDLARRFTDRRVALVHGRTPARDRAEIMSRFYGGELDVLVSTTVIEVGVDAPDARLMVIENAERFGLSQLHQLRGRIGRGPGQSICVLMLGGPAGPVATERVETMCRTSDGFEIAEVDLRLRGPGEFLGTRQHGIPEFKIAHLVRDAALLEPARRMAFAIAAEDDAMRNRPQRRGLWAEWKRRFGPRERLLAGG